The following proteins are encoded in a genomic region of Channa argus isolate prfri chromosome 3, Channa argus male v1.0, whole genome shotgun sequence:
- the klf3 gene encoding Krueppel-like factor 3 isoform X2, whose product MLMYDYPLKTDMETSFYSSLVKTPEPYSVIFPHPAPLYHIHTFTQSHTPSNPTHTQMEPVDLSLSKRSSSTSSSSSPPCSSASSPASSRSSPPSPYSSASRGSPRRSPPHSQPPSHTLPPPTPSIPYPTMVAPLMSSGSGVMQGSGVMVSPVMVPLSVLYPSPLHLHQPIMVNPPVTSDDEHHRIRKDKTIHSTKPLDRRGDTHDLHKPIKTEPHPVPAHDLHSSHEMKSSVIRIQHEYETNRSVIVHPGTKHPLPADSPDSLKKRRIHRCDFTGCNKVYTKSSHLKAHRRTHTGEKPYKCMWEGCTWKFARSDELTRHFRKHTGVKPFQCPDCERSFSRSDHLALHKKRHLLV is encoded by the exons ATGCTGATGTATGATTACCCTCTGAAGACAGACATGGAGACG TCATTCTACTCTTCGTTAGTAAAAACCCCAGAGCCTTACAGCGTGATCTTCCCCCATCCTGCACCCCTCTACCACATCCACAccttcacacagtcacacaccccCAGCAaccccacacacacccagatGGAGCCAGTGGACCTGTCACTCAGCAAGCgttcctcctccacttcctcgTCCTCCTCCCCTCCTTGCTCCTCCGCCTCCTCCCCAGCTTCATCACGGAGCTCTCCACCTTCCCCTTATAGCTCTGCAAGTCGTGGCTCACCTCGTCGCAGCCCTCCACACTCCCAGCCGCCCTCCCACACTCTCCCACCACCTACTCCCTCAATTCCTTACCCCACCATGGTGGCTCCTTTGATGAGCTCAGGTTCTGGGGTCATGCAGGGGTCAGGGGTCATGGTGTCTCCAGTAATGGTGCCTCTGTCTGTCCTCTACCCCTCACCCCTCCACTTGCATCAGCCAATAATGGTGAACCCACCTGTCACCAGTGACGACGAACATCATCGAATCAGGAAGGACAAAACAA TTCACTCTACGAAACCCCTGGACCGGCGAGGGGACACCCACGATCTACACAAGCCAATCAAAACAGAGCCTCACCCTGTGCCCGCTCATGACCTGCACAGTAGCCATGAGATGAAATCATCAGTCATTCGGATACAACATGAATACGA AACAAATAGATCAGTAATAGTTCACCCGGGCACAAAGCATCCTCTTCCTGCCGACTCTCCGGACTCACTTAAAAAACGGCGAATTCACCGCTGTGACTTCACTGGCTGCAACAAAGTGTACACTAAAAGCTCACACCTAAAAGCACACCGCAGGACACACACCG GTGAGAAACCCTACAAGTGTATGTGGGAAGGCTGCACGTGGAAGTTCGCCCGTTCAGACGAGCTGACGAGACACTTCCGCAAGCACACAGGTGTCAAACCATTCCAGTGTCCTGATTGTGAGCGCAGCTTCTCCCGCTCTGATCACCTGGCTTTGCACAAGAAACGTCACCTCCTGGTGTGA
- the klf3 gene encoding Krueppel-like factor 3 isoform X1 — protein MQNLHNGVRGPSVSLHGIRCKDSVIHRGVNDRSLACAAMLMYDYPLKTDMETSFYSSLVKTPEPYSVIFPHPAPLYHIHTFTQSHTPSNPTHTQMEPVDLSLSKRSSSTSSSSSPPCSSASSPASSRSSPPSPYSSASRGSPRRSPPHSQPPSHTLPPPTPSIPYPTMVAPLMSSGSGVMQGSGVMVSPVMVPLSVLYPSPLHLHQPIMVNPPVTSDDEHHRIRKDKTIHSTKPLDRRGDTHDLHKPIKTEPHPVPAHDLHSSHEMKSSVIRIQHEYETNRSVIVHPGTKHPLPADSPDSLKKRRIHRCDFTGCNKVYTKSSHLKAHRRTHTGEKPYKCMWEGCTWKFARSDELTRHFRKHTGVKPFQCPDCERSFSRSDHLALHKKRHLLV, from the exons ATGCAGAATTTACACAACGGTGTGAGAGGACCCTCAGTGTCGCTGCATGGCATCAGATGCAAGGACAGTGTAATACACAGAGGAGTAaatgacag GAGCCTGGCCTGTGCAGCCATGCTGATGTATGATTACCCTCTGAAGACAGACATGGAGACG TCATTCTACTCTTCGTTAGTAAAAACCCCAGAGCCTTACAGCGTGATCTTCCCCCATCCTGCACCCCTCTACCACATCCACAccttcacacagtcacacaccccCAGCAaccccacacacacccagatGGAGCCAGTGGACCTGTCACTCAGCAAGCgttcctcctccacttcctcgTCCTCCTCCCCTCCTTGCTCCTCCGCCTCCTCCCCAGCTTCATCACGGAGCTCTCCACCTTCCCCTTATAGCTCTGCAAGTCGTGGCTCACCTCGTCGCAGCCCTCCACACTCCCAGCCGCCCTCCCACACTCTCCCACCACCTACTCCCTCAATTCCTTACCCCACCATGGTGGCTCCTTTGATGAGCTCAGGTTCTGGGGTCATGCAGGGGTCAGGGGTCATGGTGTCTCCAGTAATGGTGCCTCTGTCTGTCCTCTACCCCTCACCCCTCCACTTGCATCAGCCAATAATGGTGAACCCACCTGTCACCAGTGACGACGAACATCATCGAATCAGGAAGGACAAAACAA TTCACTCTACGAAACCCCTGGACCGGCGAGGGGACACCCACGATCTACACAAGCCAATCAAAACAGAGCCTCACCCTGTGCCCGCTCATGACCTGCACAGTAGCCATGAGATGAAATCATCAGTCATTCGGATACAACATGAATACGA AACAAATAGATCAGTAATAGTTCACCCGGGCACAAAGCATCCTCTTCCTGCCGACTCTCCGGACTCACTTAAAAAACGGCGAATTCACCGCTGTGACTTCACTGGCTGCAACAAAGTGTACACTAAAAGCTCACACCTAAAAGCACACCGCAGGACACACACCG GTGAGAAACCCTACAAGTGTATGTGGGAAGGCTGCACGTGGAAGTTCGCCCGTTCAGACGAGCTGACGAGACACTTCCGCAAGCACACAGGTGTCAAACCATTCCAGTGTCCTGATTGTGAGCGCAGCTTCTCCCGCTCTGATCACCTGGCTTTGCACAAGAAACGTCACCTCCTGGTGTGA